Within the Taeniopygia guttata chromosome 1, bTaeGut7.mat, whole genome shotgun sequence genome, the region AGGACAAGGAATTAAAATCCAAGTTCTTCAATATATCTTTTTTTAGTATTATATGCACTAAATTTTTTTGGGTTGCAAATCTGCATTTATGCATTTGTGCTGAGACAAATCTGACCATCTACTGTATAAGTAGAGATTCCAAACCTCATTCTCACTACCTAGCCTCAATTCCCATCAGAGGCGATTTGCTGCCTGCATTTGTCAGCACACTCCATGGAACACTCCTGGGTCTACTGTCTGACACAAGGGAACTGACAGATTCTCACTGAATGCAAAGCTTTAGGTAATGAAAAAAGCTAACATTAATTTCTATGGCattttttgcttgtttatttaCCCTAAACTCTACTTTGCTCAAGCTCAAGATGATTGCTTCCTGATGCAGTAGATTAAAAATCTGGGGATTCAGGATGGGTTATTTTTCTTATCATTATCACTGTTAGTTTACCACTATATTCTGGCACTTGaacagtgtccctgtgtcagcAAATGGAGGCAAGCTCAGTTATTCCCAATTTTCTAGTGCTAGCAGCCTGGAATAGCACAGCCTTATGCAATAGTCTGTGTCGGTTTTCCCTAAAACAAGTTCTAAGGGGCACCTTCTCTCTGCAGGAACAGCTGGCCCACAGGGCAGCCAGGTGGGACCAGCTCCACTGGCCTCTTGTTTTCAGCATTCTTCACCCAAACGTCTGCTCCAAAGTCCATCAGCAGCTTCACCAGCTCCGCGCTGCAGTTCCTGGCAGCCGAGTGCAGAGGGGACTCCAGGCCCTTGCCGCTGTTCACACTCGCTCCTGAACAACAGGAGGGACAAAGAGCAATGAGAAGAGCCAGGACTACACAGCAGCCCATTGTCATTCCCTGCACGAGCTGCTGTTCCTCTGAATAACACACAAGTGCTGTAGCCTGCACCCAGAGCTGGACTCCTTGCGCTGGGGCTTGGTGCTACAATTTGCACAAGCACAACTCTCACTGGCTGAGGACTGGGGCTGGGACTAAGAAAATGATCCTGGAATGGTGCACAAGGAAATCCTtcacccacagcccagcccaaggGTATCTTGAAGCAAGACAAAGGTGTAGCTCCACTTGTGGCCCACCTCTGCTTCCCATTCCTTAAAATAAACTCAGGATTTCAATATGCTCTCTACTGGAGACTTAAGCTGGTGGGATTTCCAAATGCCAAAGTATCTGTTAGGGTAAAAGTGCAAGAATAGAAAAGTTCTAGAGGTCCTTGGTAGATGAGGGCATAAGCACCCCTGGTGATAGTTCTCCCACTCATTACTCTGGATTAATGGCTCCTAAAATATGCTAAGAAAGGTGAGCTGCAGAATTAATTCAAGACTAGAATGTTTTACATTCCCATATacaggaggcagcagaaaaaaaaataggagaaaaaagaaaatagttgcCAACATTTAATTTAGATTAATTTGTATTTGACTTCTTCCCAAGAAGTTGACTTCTACTAAACAGTGACGTACTTAACAAGcgatatatttttttttttgcttgtttttttctaaagtaGTTTTGTTGGTCCACCATTTTTGTGCCAGCTATGTGGCCGCTTTAGGTTATATAGCCCCCCCTTTGGCTAGAAGACCTGTACTACTATAGATAACAAGAAATGGTTTTATGTAATTACCCAAGCATTTAGACTTACAGCTTTGTGTGATGCAAAGGAGATAGTACTGAACCTTCTGCATTGGAAATGTCTCCAACTTTTTATGAACTCATTGAAAATCAAAACATGTTTGCAGAAATACTATGTGAAAGTGGCTGAGTCAATTGTTTTGGGCAAacaggaagtaaaaaaaattaaaattaaatttctttctgttgaCTTCAAATAACTGCAGCATCACATGCACAGACACTGGAAAGTATAGCTTGTTCCAGACACAATCAGCCGTGTGAAATCCAAGATCACCCATCATTTTGTTGGGAGCTATCCAGCTGAATTCCTGGGTCAAGAAAACCCTGATCACCCTGCTACCACATTTAACCAGGGCTGCTATTAGGAGTGAAATATCTCCTGGTCCCAAAGCAAGAGCTCCTCTAAATTTTTGATGCAAAGATAATCCAAAGACAGATGTTGCAGGAAACAAAAGTACAtcattctttatttttgtttttacctGACTCCAGCAGCTTCCTGGCACAGTTCACTTGCTGGTTCTCACATGCTACATAAAGTGGAGTACCCAGGTGCTTGATGTTGTGATCTATATTTACCCCACGGGATGCAAGGAGTTCGACACATTGCACATGACCTTAAAAGGGATAAAGGAAGAGTCAACTCACAGAGATCAGgctcattttttttcagcaaattcTCTGTTGCAGCAGTGTAGTTTGGCAAAGATTCAATGTTTTGTCAAGAGGTGGTAGTGTAATACTTTCATCCACTCCAATGGATCCAGCCAGCAAACCAGGAGCTCAAAAGCCACATTCAGCAAAACAGGCTAAAGCCTCACAGGCTAAAACCCTCACATTTCATCTGACTCATTTCAGATGTCTACTGAAGATGAGATCAATCACTCCATGTTTCTCTCCACTCCTTTTGAAGACAGCCAGATGTCTCCCTCAAATGTCCACATTGTGTGCAGCTGACTTGGACAACGCATTCCCTTTCCAGGTGGCACGATGTGAACTCAGAGGATCTGACAGCTGAGCTGACCTGCCCCTGAGGAGCAACAGGCTGGGAAGAACTGCACTCCTCATGATGAGACCAATTAGCAAGGCATTTTACATGATCCAAACCaagaaaattatcttctttATCTCTATCCTCCACTTCAACACGCTGCTAGCAGCATGGAAAGGAGAGCTGATGCCTGTGGGGTTACCTCTCTTAGCAGCTTCGTGGATGGGGGATGCCAGGTCACAGGGTGGGTGTAGGCTGGCTCCATGCTCCAGCAATAAATTCAAGCAAGCCACACTACCACTGACACAAGTGTTGAACAGTGGTGTGTGCCAGTCAACAGTCACTCCATCCACCTGCGAGAAAATAACACAATCTGGcaaaacttttgttttcttggtaATTCAGAATTGATGACAACTAATCAGTTTCTCAGCAGGAAATAGGtgtttcaatattttttatttaattccatGCCAAAACTCCCCAGTGCTTCCAAAGACTAcaagttttcattaaaatgataatttaaaaagtatttttttaaattgctccCAAGTCTCTCCtactgcaaaaaaagaaaaaaaccaaaaccccaaaaaaaacccatcagggCCACACTAGAGTCTCTCAGGAGTTACCAGGCTAAATGTATGACCATTTCTCAGTTATCTTAGCTGAAAGACACCTACCCATAGCCTTCTCCTGAAACAGTCCATTTTTGGTTGAAAGTGTGCAACccttcattattttatttttttttttaattttaaactgaaaggtAATATCTGTAAGGTAATGGTTGTATGAATGTGTTGAATTTCCTTATTCACTACAATTTTGATGTTAGCTTGAAAAGTAGTGGCCATGAGACACGATTTCACCATTTTACTTGCATcttgtttccattttcttcccattttttgtCAGTTGGTTGTCACATTCCTATGATTCTACTTTAGATTGCATATTGATACCAATAAGATTAATGCatgcataaaataaaacacacccTTAACTGCTGCAGGATTATAGACACTTTGCAAGATGAACTTCCCCTTGTTCTTGTTACAGATGAGAACATTTCATCCTCATCTAAAGAACAATAATAACTTGCTTATATCTGTACTTTTTGGATTGCTTTATTAGGAAGTGCATTTCATAACTACCTTAAGCAGAGCTACGCACAGAGTGTAAATCACAGAGATACTCTGCCATGACATCACGTAGCATTATAGTGTGGTGGTACAACATACTAACACTAGAGACAGTGGTCTGTCCATCACCTACTCACGTGAGCACCATGTTTTAACAGgacactggcacaggcagcatgACCTCCTAGGCAGGCTTCATGGAGAGGAGACACCTGGTCTGCTGTAACAAGATTGACATCATTCCCCTGATAAGATAATGGAAAATATCATTACAACAAAGTACTAAAACCCCCATACCAAAatccacaataaaaaaaaaccttctttaAAAGCTTTATGTAACTAGACCTTCCTCAACTGCCTGGAGCTATTCATCTCAGAAAGTAAGCAGATGAAGGGGATGAAGAGGCGGTAATGATTTGGCTGGAGTGGATACTGGCACAGCATACCTGAGGCCATGCCTTGTACACactgaaaaccagcacagaagGCTTAGTGGACTGCCCAGTGGGACAATGTATTGTGATTGTTTGACTGGCTTGAACCCTGAAATGCTCTTgaagtattttctgttctttgccTAGAGGCAACcactgaaggaaagaaaggcaTCAGAAACATTGGTTGGATTCTACAGGATCTTTTGTTTATATCAATCTTGGTGCTCCAGAAGACTAAGCTGGAAGAGTCTCCAGTGCCCCTTCCCTTTCCATTATCTCCTTCACAGGTTAAACACAGGGATTTTGAAGAAACCAAGTGGTGAAGTTCAGAAGTCACTTCTACCTATCCCTGACCTTCTGGAGGGACTAGGATATGCTCAGGCACTTCAGAAACAAGTGTCTGGGTGACTGAATTGAAGCTCAACCAGACCCGTGACTGGGTCCAGAGCTGGCCCTCAGCTTTGGGGCACCAAAACTCCTCACTGGCAtgcacaggagctgcagaggagatgCCCTTAGCCATCCAGAGATCCCAGTGATCCCATTTCCTCTGCCACAGTTAACATATCACCCTGGATAGTTCAGTACATCTTCAGATGCACAAAGCTTGTGCATCTGAAGTGATTGTAGAAAAGAAAAGCCCGTTGCATGCAGATTTCACTGCGGCCTGCTTAACACGATTTTCTCACCCTGAAGTTTCACAGTAAAGCACAGACTGCATTCATCCACTGAACAAACCCTGCAGAGACCACATGAATTCAGCAGAGAGGTACCTGTTCAATGAGCTTCTTCAGGGAAAGCAGACGCCCATGGATAGAAGCCTCATGTAAAGGAGACCAGTCTGAAACAAAGTCTGTATAAAAACAAAGACAGGAAAAAGGCTAAAACTTCTATTTCACTAGCATGCTTTACTTCAACTGTGTGACCTCCCTTCTACTTTATTTGAGCTGCCAAGATTTCTTTGGAGCAGATGGTGTGAGGGAGACAGACAAGAAGATGGTTTCCCTCTGGGTGCATTTTTAACTCATCCCATGCTTGCATTGCACAGCTGTGCTCCCCTTCAGAAGACAGGAGAGGGATTTGCAGAACATCACCTGGCTCTGGCTGAGCTTGTCCCTCACTCTGAATTATTTCCAgggcccttttttttttttttttacacaaacTTATTACATTTTACCAATCATCTCAAAAGGAATATGTTTGAAGAGAGTTTGACTGATCAGTCATTTACCCCGGCTCACAGCTGGACTAGAGTCAACAACACTTGGCAGGAAAAGGGACCAAAGTACAAGGAGGCAAAATGTGTTACCTGTTGATTCtgtctttctgttttcagtgtttgTTATGAGTGGTGCATTTTAAGTAATAGCTGTGCTCTCTGCATTGTTGAAACTACCACATATATACTGTGCAAATATTAATAGAGAGAGATCTCCAGTATTACAGATTTTATGGCTCAGAGTCAACTGACAGCAATAATCCCTCTGGGAGATATTTATGTCCCAGCACTCAAAACCCAGTGTCTGCTCTATGTCAATGTGCCAGGTTCCtcctgggaaggaagggaagccTTTACAGAGGGCACTTCACACAGCTTCCTGTCGAAAGACATTTTGCTGTTCTCTGGAGATGTCCCACTCTCCTCCACTAACTACAGAGAATACTCCAGTGACCAAGTTACTGGCTGAGTTGCTGAGGTTCTCAGGAACTATAATAAAACACATGCATGGAATGGAATCCTTAACAGCTGGAAGTCTGCCTTCAGCAAAAAACCCTAATAAGCCTATAATTCCTTAAAAGAATGTTTACACTTAAGCTGATGATCGTAACggttttaaataaaaggaaggTATATTTAGGCCACACATTAAAATGTGGTGGTGGAATAATGGAACAGGTTGCCTAGAGAGGTGGTAGATGTCCCTTTTGTGGAAAGATTCAGGTcaagctggatggggctctgagaaacctggtctagtggaagctGTTCCGTCTCATTGCAGGGGTGCTGGACTAGACAAcctttaaaggtctcttccaatctaAACCTGGCTATGAGTCTATGAATTAGCTTTtaaagaaatctgttttctttgttattAGCATTATTTGAGCTCTGCCTGCCTCCTTCTATGCTCCATGGGCCGCTTCCCACAACAATTACACAGTTTCACTAGGTTCCCAAATATCTTTGGCTTTAGCAAACAGACAGCCAATTCTGGAAGCTGGGGTTCTGGTTCATGAGGATGGCAAACCTGGGCAACAATTAACAAAGCACAGACTGATTAACTGACTAAAACATCTTTGCTCTAAGTGATGTGTGTCAAATTGATGCTTATCTGACTGTGCTGTTGCTCTTGTTGGTCCTGCCTGTGTTACAGTCAGTTGTGTTTCCAGGGTatataaaaagcttttttacaTTTAGGAACTAATACCATTGCCTAAATTGCATGAGTTGTAAGGGAAGTATGTTTATAGATATTCTGAAAATCTAGATTGAAGTACCAAGTTTTTTGAGCTGCAACTTGAACTTTTTTTGGCTACACAAATATTGGCAGGCACTTGTGCCTGTACCAACCTGTGTATTATACCAACGTATTATATCATCATGTCATGATTATATAAGAGGAACATATCCATGTGTGGATTTTATCCATTCAGTCCTTGCTTAAGAAAAGACAGGTTTTCACTGAAACTCTAAAAAGAGCCAGACCAGCCAGCTGTAGACTGGCCATTGACTTGCAAGTTTCCAAGTTTTTACAATGAATTAGAAGATTGACCATATAAGTACTATAAATAAATgtcagtgaaaaataaaagagatatGTGCTGACATGTAACCTATCTGGCAGTTCTGTAACTGAGAGAAACCTAGAGTTTTATCCTAGGTGGAAGTGGAGCCCTATGGAGCCCTAGGGAGTCTGTCACACCAGCCTTGGACACCTTGGGAGGAGCAGGATTAAAGGCCTGACCGATGACTAATTGGGATGGCATAATTCCAGATCTGCTGCCATGAACTGCACAGCCTCAGGCTGATGTTTCTCCTGCCCTACCTCCATCTGCAGCAAGCCCTTCCAATCTGAAGCAGTGCCAGGAAAGCATTGGAAGGGAGGTTCCTGGAAAGGATGGCAAATTTCTCCAGTTTCTTGACCCAAGGCATCACCTTCTCGCAAATAaccatatttcttttttctgcctgctccaggctggaacTCAAGTTTCTTGCCTGGAAGAGGAGAAAGGCTGCAGTGATTTCCATGTCTCACTGCCCTCTTTTACACTTCACAGGAGGCACACTTTCAGAATACAAAAGATATGTATTGTACTTGATTAAGACCTAAGCAAATGTCAGTTCTAGCTGACTATGGGCTTTCAAAATCCTGAACTAGTGATTTTCATGAACATGCCCAGAGCACTCTCCATATGGACTAGCAAGGCCATTGTATGTGGGGGACACAGTTGTTCATTGTATGTACCACCACCAGAACAAGGATTCCTGATTGTCAAAAATAGTACAACTGCTCTTTCACAAAGAAACAAGATAATTCATCCAAATTTGAAATTTACCCACACCTTAGTCCACAGGGAGCCTGAGCCAGACCCTAATAGTTTGGCATCTAGCTATCCAAATCCCCTGGTTTTCAGTGGCTTTGGTTCACCTAGCTCACTGCAGAAAactccagccagcccagaggTTAGATTAAACCCCTGGTCATATTTGATTGTGCTGCCATCACTCAGGCATGTGACACTGGCAGGGTGGTGTATACAGAGAGAGTCTTATAGCAATGCACACATGCAAATTCTGACTGCTCCCTGTGCACAACAGAGCTCTCACAGGACCTTTCTAGAGCACTGGTTTTTGTAGTGATGGCTGAAGCAATTTTTTGCAGCCTCTGACCATGTGAGGGCATTGCACATGgtgcctgtgcctgtccccaggctggTTTCTTCCCATGCCTCTCACGCACAGCACAACTTGAAAGGGGCTCTTAAGCCCTCCTAGTGAAGGTGTGCTCGTGCATTCATATTTGCAGACACAAAATCCTACAGCATTATATTAGAACAGTATTAcaaattgtatttttcataCTCATAGGCTGTCCCTTAAAGTTTGTGATCTACATAGCTTGAGCTAAATACATTCCCACTGGAAATTGCCAACAGAGCTTATTGACTCTGCTAAGGAACAGGCAGACACAAAAGGGATGGACTAAACTTTGATTTTCAAAAGACCAAATGATCTGTacccagccctgtgccatgTGGGATTCCCTCCTTCCACCCTCCATTTTGCTGGAGCTCACCTCCAGTGTGGTTCTATTTCACACAGTTAATGATATCACTGTGCCTTCCCGCTCAGCCCAGCCTCAGGCTGTACATACGTGGCACACACGGGGGCAGGCAGACTACACCGCAGATAGACTGGTCAGCCCTGTGTTTTGGCTTTATGGTCTTAATTTTCCACTTGGTGTTAATGGGAATATCCTGAACAGCCCAGAAAAAGAGCAAGGATAGCATAAAGTCACATTTGCTGAATTTACCTCATTCCATCTGCACTTGCCATTAAAGGAAGGAGTAACTTCACAGAAACAGAGCTACAGCGAACACATGCAGCTCAGGATACAAAGATaaatttcttgtctttttttttaccatgtCATATTTTCAATGGCTCTGGGCCAGCCAGACACAGAGCAATGACCAGAGTGAGGCCATTTGTCTGAGTAACTGCTCACTATTATGTGCCCACAACAGCACTGGTCACAGCAATGCCACTGCAGAAGAACCCAGTAGGCTCAGCCTAAAAAACACTTAGGTCTGTTCATCTGAAAGACAAGGGGAAAGGATaaaagataaaggaaaaaaggaaaaagaagaagaaagataaaacaaaaatgaaaaccaaaaattaaaataattgaaagaaagagaaaagaaagaaggaaagtaaggaggaagagaatgaaaaaagaaagaaaacaaagaagaaaaagaaaaagaaaaagaaaaagaaaaagaaaaagaaaaagaaaaagaaaaagaaaaagaaaaagaaaaagaaaaagaaaaagaaaaagaaaaagaaaagaaaaagaaaaagaaaaagaaaaggaaaaggaaaagaaaaggaaaagaaaaagaaaaagaaaaagaaaaagaaaaagaaaaagaaaaagaaaaagaaaaagaaaaagaaaaagaaaaagaaaaagaaaaagaaaaagaaaaagaaaaagaaaaagaaaaaagaaaaaagaaaaagaatgaattGAGCTAGTGCTGAGCTTCCTGCTGGCACTAATTTAAGTCAAACACGCCACATTTCAACTTATTTCTCAGTGTGCTGCAGTCCAAGCGCTGCTGCATTTTTGTTACTGCTTGCACAAAATGCAGTACGAAACCAACCACTCTTTTCTAtgacacaaaagaaaaacaaccaaaatttCAGTATCAAACAGaaatagcctttttttttttttttttttttttttttttttttttttttccacacaggCATGGGGTGTTTTGTGGGACCGACTGAGGAGCTGTCCTGAAGCAGGACaccgggagcagcagcagcgcagcctggctctgcccctTGCTGCCCCCGGCAGCGCTGAGGCTTTGCCGGGCAGGAGCGTCACTTACCCCTCATCAGCGAGCTCCACGGAGTCGCTGCAGATGCCTGGCCTCCGGCTCCTTGCCCTTTGCTGGCATTTTGATTTCTTCTCTCATCATCCATCTCAGCCCTGTCTGCCCAATCGCTGTCTTTTCACTTTGTGGATGGTTTCCAGAGTTCAAATTCCATCGTTCCCGGCGAGCCCCCAGCGGCCGGAGCGCTCTCTGGAGCAGACCCTGCACGCCTGAGCCGAGCAGCCCTGGCGGCAGCCGGGACGTGCCGCCGGCACCTCTGAGCGCACAAACCCGAGCACCGGGGCTGGGATTTGACAAAGCTGCTCCGGGGCTGCCAGAGACCCAGCCAAGCGAGAGATGTGCCTGATGTCACATCCTCTCCAACGCGACGCCCAATCGGGGCGCCCGCCGTTCTTTTTTATCAGGAAGGAAATTCTTAGTTTGCCAAAAAAACCAAGACAGAAAGAGCCAGTTCGACTAGTTGAACAAACTCTGCCTGCAGGGGATGCGCAGAGAGAGCCGGCAGAGCcggggcaggcagagagcagggcagggagagaacagggcagggagagaacagggcagggagagaacagggcaggcagagccggGGCAGGCAGAgaacagggcagggagagaacagggcagggggagaacagggcagggagagaacagggcaggcagagccggGGCAGGCAGAGAACAGGGTAGGGGGAGCCGGGACAGGCAGAGaacagggcaggcagagccggGACAGGCAGAGAACAGGGCAGGCAGAGaacagggcaggcagagccggGGCAGGCAGAGCCGGGACAGGCAGAGAACAGGGCAGGCAGAGaacagggcaggcagagccggGGCAGGCAGAGCCGGGACAGGCAGAGCCGGGACAGGCAGAGAACAGCACCGGCAGAGCCGGGGCAGGCAGAGAACAGGACCAGCAGAACcggggcaggcagagctctgcccgctgcccagcagggctggcgCAGCTCCCCGGGCCGAAGCGCGGAGCTGCTGCGCCGCTGCTGCCCGGGCTGGGCGCTGCCGGTCCCGCGGCTCTGCGGAGCTGCAGCGGGGCTCCTGAACCCTTACCCTGCTCGGTTCAGGTCACCGAGTCACAGGCACACCAGCAGTTTGGTACCAAAACAGcgtccttttatttttaagcaactTCTCATCCAAATCAAACCaccttagggaaaaaaaaaaaaaagtcttcattatttttttaggGCAATCTCTGCCCcatttctgtgtctgttttgCAAAAGTTCTGTTCTCACAGATCATCTCTATTTGaactgttttccttcccagtATAGTATAATTTACAAGCATAAAATCCTTTTTCTGTCACTGAATATTTTTGCATGTGTGTTCAAGTGGAAGTAGGCAGAATTCTACTTAGGTTCAAGTAGAATTTCCATGCAAATTCTAAACCatgtaatgtttttctttttttctttttttcttttttttttttttctgtatggcTACTAGAGCAAAATTTGTGTTTGTGTATTTGGGGATTCGAAGTTGTTTATAGTATTTTGATTCTGATCCTAACTTAGCTGAGCCTAAGAaacttggttttaattttatttctttctgtaatgTATGTGAGAAATCTGGAATAATATTTAGGGTTTCTTTGTccatatctttaaaaataataatttatattaaaagatgcaaacagcagctgaacatcaTCCACACACTTTGCCAACAGGGAATCTGTGACAGCaacctgggcacaggtgaggacaGGGCCAGCCCTTTCCATGGCACTCCCTTCTGAATGTAGCATGGCCTCCCATGCTGGATACAAGGTTTGATCTCCCTGAAAATTACATTTGTGTCTTAGTCAAACTGTAAACAGAGAATGTGGTGTATGTAGGTATTGTTTCTGAGGATTAACATGTAAAAGGAatgagaaaaacaatttttcctctttagtGTTACTTGATTTTAGAGGTTAGGTTGCCACTTTTCATGTATGATCATATCTCTGGCAGATCTAGTATTAACAACCATTTCAACAATTCCACCACCAAAAGGAATCAGTGTATGCAACCAAATGTGGAAGCTCAGAGCTGTGTTATCTTCTCTGATGACCAAGAAGGTAAATACAGTAATGACCAGCGAGATCTGATGCCTCAGGAAGTTTGCAGATTTGAATGAATTTGAATGGTGCAGTTGATATTCCTTAAGGACAGGATGCAATCGCTGGGGCCCTGGACAAACTTGAGGAGTGGGCCCAGGAGCACCTCCTGAGGTTTAACAAAtccaagtgcaaggtgctgcacccGAGTCAGGGCGATCCCAGACATGAGCACAGAAGATGAGGGAGAAGCAGTCACTgagggcagccctgcagagaaggacttgggggttcCTGTGGATGAACAGCTGGACATGAGCCCACAGTGTGCGCTCGCAGCCCAGGAGGCCCATGGcaccctgggctgcatccaaagcagcccAGCCAGCAGGTCTGAGGAGTGGATTCTCCCCCTCTACTTTGCCCTCATGAGACCCCACCAGGAGTGCTGCATCCAACTGTGGGGTCCAGCACCATAAAAACATGGATTTGTTAGAGCAGGTGCAAAGGAGGACCACAAAGATGCTCAGAGAGCTGAAGCACCTCTCCCATGAAGACAGCCTGAGAGAGCTGGACTTGgtcatcctggagaagaggaggctttaGAGAGGCCTTACTGTAGTCTTCCAGTTCCTTAGGGTGCTTataaaaaggagggagagagactTCGTACATGAGCAGATCATTCCAGACTAAATGTCAATGGATTTAGAttgaaagagggcaggtttagtagatgttaggaagaaattctttgctcaGAGACTTATGAGGTGCTGGAAATGTTGCCCTGGGAGGCTGTgaatgcctcatccctggaagtattcaaggccagATTAGATGGtactctgagcaacctgatctagagAGTGGCAGCCCTGCTCATGGCAAGGGCTGGGAACTAGGTaaactttaaggtcccttccagctcaatCCAGTCTGTTGTGACAACTGTGCTCCTCTGAGTTACATTTCAGATGCCCTTATGCTGATATGCAGCCAGAATACAGCAGAGAGTAGCTAGAAAACATGCGGATCTGAGTTTGACAGACATAAATTATCTCCTGAGCTCTTGCTTCACCTAGCAATTCAGGCATACCTGCAGAGGCTTTGTCTTGGTGA harbors:
- the ASB9 gene encoding ankyrin repeat and SOCS box protein 9 isoform X2; its protein translation is MDDERRNQNASKGQGAGGQASAATPWSSLMRDFVSDWSPLHEASIHGRLLSLKKLIEQGNDVNLVTADQVSPLHEACLGGHAACASVLLKHGAHVDGVTVDWHTPLFNTCVSGSVACLNLLLEHGASLHPPCDLASPIHEAAKRGHVQCVELLASRGVNIDHNIKHLGTPLYVACENQQVNCARKLLESGPLSLMQLCRLCIRRCFGYKQYQKITGLLLPDELKHFLLHI
- the ASB9 gene encoding ankyrin repeat and SOCS box protein 9 isoform X1, which encodes MDDERRNQNASKGQGAGGQASAATPWSSLMRDFVSDWSPLHEASIHGRLLSLKKLIEQGNDVNLVTADQVSPLHEACLGGHAACASVLLKHGAHVDGVTVDWHTPLFNTCVSGSVACLNLLLEHGASLHPPCDLASPIHEAAKRGHVQCVELLASRGVNIDHNIKHLGTPLYVACENQQVNCARKLLESGASVNSGKGLESPLHSAARNCSAELVKLLMDFGADVWVKNAENKRPVELVPPGCPVGQLFLQREGPLSLMQLCRLCIRRCFGYKQYQKITGLLLPDELKHFLLHI
- the ASB9 gene encoding ankyrin repeat and SOCS box protein 9 isoform X3, with protein sequence MDDERRNQNASKGQGAGGQASAATPWSSLMRDFVSDWSPLHEASIHGRLLSLKKLIEQGNDVNLVTADQVSPLHEACLGGHAACASVLLKHGAHVSRWME